In the Arthrobacter sp. 31Y genome, one interval contains:
- the mmsB gene encoding multiple monosaccharide ABC transporter permease has product MNALKKLFGGNTRQFGMIFALVALIVFFQIFTGGRTLTPGNVINLFNGNSYILILAIGMVLVIIAGHIDLSVGSVAAFVGVSVALAMRDWGLPWWAGVLFGLLLGAVIGAWQGLWTAYVGIPAFIVTLAGMLLFRGFNQFVGKSNTIPVSKEFQFIGSGYLPEIGPNTGFNNLTLLIGIVAAAFVVIMSLRARAAAKALGADVPELWVEVTKLVLICGAILYATYLFATGRPGTSFPIPGLILAVLVLIYGFIADKTVLGRHVYAVGGNRHAAELSGVQSKKVNFMVMMNMSILAGLAGMIFVARSTASGPFDGVGWELDAIAAVFIGGAAVTGGVGTVIGSIVGGLVMAVLNNGLQLLGVGADLTQIIKGLVLLAAVAFDVYNKSQGKRSITGMLIKGFQRNNNEIKPDETTSTKEVISKEA; this is encoded by the coding sequence ATGAACGCGCTCAAGAAGCTATTTGGTGGCAATACCCGCCAGTTCGGCATGATCTTCGCCCTGGTGGCACTTATCGTCTTCTTCCAGATCTTCACCGGGGGCCGCACGTTGACCCCGGGCAACGTGATCAACCTGTTCAACGGCAACTCCTACATCCTGATCCTGGCAATTGGCATGGTCCTGGTCATCATCGCCGGTCACATCGACCTCTCGGTGGGTTCCGTGGCAGCATTCGTGGGCGTTTCGGTTGCCCTCGCCATGCGGGACTGGGGCCTGCCTTGGTGGGCAGGCGTGCTCTTCGGCTTGCTCCTTGGCGCGGTGATCGGCGCGTGGCAAGGCCTTTGGACAGCGTATGTAGGCATCCCGGCCTTCATCGTGACCCTGGCCGGCATGCTCTTGTTCCGTGGCTTCAACCAGTTTGTGGGCAAGTCCAACACCATCCCGGTTTCCAAGGAATTCCAATTCATTGGTTCCGGCTACCTGCCCGAGATTGGCCCTAACACCGGATTCAACAACCTCACGCTGCTCATCGGCATTGTGGCGGCAGCATTCGTTGTGATCATGTCCCTGCGTGCCCGTGCAGCAGCCAAGGCCCTTGGCGCCGACGTTCCCGAGCTCTGGGTGGAGGTCACCAAGCTGGTCCTGATCTGCGGCGCCATCCTCTACGCAACGTACTTGTTCGCAACCGGCCGCCCCGGAACCTCCTTCCCCATCCCCGGCCTGATCCTCGCCGTGCTGGTCCTCATCTACGGGTTCATCGCTGACAAGACGGTCCTTGGCCGCCACGTCTACGCCGTGGGTGGCAACCGCCACGCAGCCGAACTCTCCGGCGTTCAGTCCAAGAAGGTCAACTTCATGGTCATGATGAACATGTCCATCCTGGCTGGCCTGGCCGGCATGATCTTCGTTGCCCGTTCCACCGCTTCCGGCCCGTTCGACGGCGTCGGTTGGGAACTGGATGCCATCGCAGCCGTCTTCATCGGTGGCGCCGCCGTTACCGGTGGTGTTGGTACCGTGATCGGCTCGATCGTAGGTGGCCTGGTCATGGCTGTCCTCAACAACGGCCTCCAGCTCCTGGGTGTTGGCGCCGACCTCACCCAGATCATCAAGGGCCTGGTGCTCCTGGCCGCAGTCGCCTTCGATGTCTACAACAAGTCCCAGGGCAAGCGGTCCATCACGGGCATGCTGATCAAGGGATTCCAGCGAAACAACAACGAGATCAAGCCGGACGAAACCACGTCCACCAAAGAGGTCATCTCCAAGGAAGCGTAA
- a CDS encoding substrate-binding domain-containing protein: MRMFGKAGKAAAVAAIAALALTACGRTDSGSSTSTAGGEAFPKDSLIGVALPQKTSENWVLAEKLFNDGLTGAGFKADVQFANGGVSEQQNQISAMVTKGAKVIIVGAIDGAQLGTQLQQAKDSGATVIAYDRLLLNTENVDYYVAYDNFKVGVLQGEALLDGMKAKKASGPYNVELFAGSPDDANAKVFFDGAMSVLKPKIDDGTLKVLSGQTTFEQAVTQGWKAENAQRRADTLLTGSYGTASLDGVLSPNDTLARAVLTSVKAAGKPLPVVTGQDSEVESVKSIIAGEQYSTINKDTRKLVEHAITMVKDLQAGKELEINDKDSYKNGVKTVPAFLLPPQIVTAENVKTAYVDDPVLGPITK; the protein is encoded by the coding sequence ATGCGAATGTTTGGTAAAGCAGGAAAGGCAGCAGCAGTCGCTGCCATCGCGGCACTGGCGCTGACAGCCTGCGGCCGCACTGACAGCGGCTCAAGCACCAGCACGGCAGGCGGGGAAGCGTTCCCCAAGGACTCGCTGATCGGCGTTGCACTTCCGCAGAAGACCAGTGAGAACTGGGTCCTCGCGGAGAAGCTGTTCAACGATGGCCTCACCGGCGCCGGCTTCAAGGCCGACGTCCAGTTCGCCAACGGCGGCGTGTCCGAGCAGCAGAACCAGATCAGTGCCATGGTCACCAAGGGTGCAAAGGTCATCATTGTGGGAGCCATCGACGGCGCCCAGCTGGGTACGCAGCTCCAGCAGGCCAAGGACTCCGGCGCGACAGTCATCGCTTACGACCGCCTGCTTCTCAACACCGAGAATGTGGACTACTACGTGGCGTACGACAACTTCAAGGTTGGCGTCCTCCAGGGCGAGGCCCTGTTGGATGGCATGAAGGCCAAGAAGGCGTCCGGTCCGTACAACGTGGAGCTGTTTGCTGGCTCTCCCGATGATGCCAACGCGAAGGTCTTCTTTGACGGCGCCATGAGCGTCCTGAAGCCGAAGATCGACGACGGCACCCTCAAGGTCCTGTCCGGCCAGACCACGTTCGAGCAGGCTGTAACCCAGGGCTGGAAGGCTGAAAACGCCCAGCGTCGCGCTGACACGCTGCTCACCGGCAGCTACGGCACCGCTTCCCTGGACGGCGTTCTCTCCCCGAACGACACCCTGGCCCGCGCAGTCCTGACCTCCGTCAAGGCTGCCGGAAAGCCGCTCCCCGTGGTAACCGGCCAGGACTCCGAAGTTGAGTCCGTGAAGTCGATCATCGCTGGCGAGCAGTACTCCACCATCAACAAGGACACCCGTAAGCTCGTTGAGCACGCCATCACCATGGTGAAGGACCTCCAGGCCGGCAAGGAACTGGAAATCAACGACAAGGACTCCTACAAGAACGGCGTCAAGACCGTCCCGGCGTTCCTCCTGCCTCCGCAGATCGTTACTGCAGAGAACGTGAAGACCGCTTACGTCGACGATCCGGTACTCGGCCCGATCACCAAGTAA
- the alr gene encoding alanine racemase has translation MRRNAHYQAAAPAALSGQVTVDLSAISDNVKALKKRTEAPYFMAVVKGNAYGHGLVEVAQTAVDAGADWLGTAQLTEAIALRQAGITVPILSWLYLASQTSATILEALENDVDVSLGSVRQLEVLEGIAGRLGRPAVVHLELDSGLSRGGARKEDWAELVTRARQAELDGTLRVRGLWTHLAWADVPAHPGNATAVAEFEDAVREAHQAGLKPELRHVSSSANILDRPEFHFDMVRAGLAIYGLAPADHLDPADFGLRPALSVTAPLVMVKKVPAGTGVSYEHQAITYEPRYLGLIPLGYADGIPKGISGRSVVNVGGRSVPVIGKVCMDQFMVDLGPDAAGIDVGDTAVLFGDPSTGAASADDWGAAIGSHGDEIINRIAPRLPRAYSSAAEHDSAYECPDYQEPAAAGQGNVA, from the coding sequence ATGAGACGTAATGCACACTATCAAGCGGCTGCCCCGGCAGCCCTGTCGGGACAGGTCACCGTTGACCTGTCCGCGATTTCAGACAATGTCAAAGCCCTGAAAAAGCGCACCGAAGCCCCGTATTTCATGGCTGTGGTGAAGGGAAACGCCTACGGCCACGGACTGGTGGAAGTGGCGCAAACCGCTGTGGATGCAGGGGCTGACTGGCTGGGAACCGCCCAGCTCACCGAAGCCATCGCGCTGCGGCAGGCCGGGATCACAGTGCCCATCCTTTCGTGGCTGTATCTGGCATCCCAGACAAGCGCCACCATTCTGGAAGCACTCGAAAACGACGTCGACGTGTCCCTCGGGAGCGTCCGTCAACTGGAGGTGCTGGAAGGTATCGCAGGACGCCTCGGCCGTCCCGCCGTCGTGCATCTGGAACTGGACAGCGGCCTGAGCCGCGGCGGCGCGCGCAAAGAAGATTGGGCCGAACTCGTAACCCGGGCGCGGCAAGCCGAATTGGACGGGACCCTTCGCGTTCGAGGCCTCTGGACCCACCTGGCCTGGGCCGACGTCCCCGCACATCCAGGAAATGCCACCGCCGTGGCCGAGTTCGAGGATGCAGTCCGCGAGGCGCACCAAGCCGGGCTGAAGCCCGAACTCCGGCACGTCTCCAGCTCCGCGAACATCCTGGACCGGCCGGAATTCCACTTCGACATGGTCCGCGCAGGGCTCGCCATTTATGGCCTCGCTCCCGCTGATCACCTGGACCCTGCGGACTTCGGACTGCGCCCCGCGCTCAGCGTGACGGCGCCGCTGGTCATGGTCAAGAAAGTTCCAGCCGGCACCGGCGTGAGCTACGAACACCAGGCCATCACCTACGAACCTCGATACCTCGGCCTCATCCCGCTCGGCTATGCGGACGGCATCCCCAAGGGCATCAGCGGCCGCTCCGTGGTGAACGTTGGAGGACGCAGCGTGCCCGTGATCGGCAAGGTGTGCATGGATCAGTTCATGGTGGATCTGGGACCGGATGCTGCAGGAATCGACGTCGGCGACACCGCCGTGTTGTTCGGCGACCCGTCTACAGGGGCGGCGAGCGCGGATGACTGGGGTGCCGCAATAGGCAGTCACGGAGACGAGATCATCAACAGGATCGCGCCCCGCCTGCCGCGCGCTTACTCCAGCGCCGCAGAGCATGACAGCGCCTACGAGTGCCCCGACTACCAGGAGCCGGCCGCTGCCGGGCAAGGCAATGTCGCCTGA
- a CDS encoding amino acid permease, which translates to MVSEAGSGEGGTPLVRSFGVLQLTMISVGATLGTGILVILGESVPLAGPAIWISFVIAGLAALLSAVSYAEMAGLVPVAGSSYSYSYATMGEGMAWICGWCLVLEYAVSVAAVAVGAGQYVNETLAAFGQFLPDAVSQPPGDGGVVNLPAMVIVVLAMVLLVRGARESAWINTAIVIIKVGILIFFCAVAFTAFNAGNFEPLLPMGAAGVSAAASSVFFSYIGFDAASTAGEEAKNPKRDLPRAIMLSMVIVTSIYVLVAVAAIGARPWDWFDGTEAALVQILHEITGQPWIALVFSVGAVLAIASIVLTVLYGQTRIMLSMSRDGMVPKIFGRVSRRTGTPVAGTLIIGIAVALTAGLVPLGALADATSIGTLFAFALVNVAVIYLRRNRPDLERSFRVPLYPITPILGTLMCAYLMLNLGADTWITFGVWMLVGIAIYFGYGRRNSKVAALSEQDYRELTTRAVSPEPVKAENS; encoded by the coding sequence ATGGTCAGTGAAGCCGGAAGCGGCGAGGGCGGTACGCCATTGGTCCGCAGCTTCGGCGTCCTCCAACTGACCATGATCAGCGTTGGTGCAACTCTGGGCACCGGCATCCTGGTGATCCTTGGTGAGTCCGTGCCGCTGGCAGGTCCGGCTATTTGGATCTCCTTCGTCATCGCCGGCCTCGCTGCGCTGCTCTCCGCCGTGTCCTACGCGGAAATGGCGGGCTTGGTTCCCGTGGCAGGCTCCAGCTACTCCTACTCCTACGCCACCATGGGCGAGGGCATGGCCTGGATCTGCGGTTGGTGCCTGGTGCTGGAGTACGCGGTCTCCGTGGCCGCTGTTGCGGTTGGTGCGGGGCAGTACGTCAACGAGACGTTGGCCGCCTTTGGACAGTTCCTCCCGGATGCTGTGAGCCAACCGCCCGGTGACGGCGGCGTCGTAAACCTCCCCGCGATGGTCATCGTGGTGCTGGCCATGGTCCTGCTGGTGCGCGGTGCGCGGGAGAGTGCATGGATCAACACGGCCATTGTCATCATCAAGGTGGGCATCCTCATCTTCTTCTGCGCAGTGGCCTTCACAGCCTTCAATGCAGGCAACTTCGAGCCGCTCCTGCCCATGGGCGCAGCAGGGGTTTCCGCCGCAGCCTCGAGTGTCTTCTTCTCTTACATCGGCTTCGATGCCGCCTCCACCGCCGGCGAAGAAGCCAAGAACCCCAAACGCGATTTGCCCCGGGCCATCATGCTCTCCATGGTGATCGTCACCAGTATTTACGTCCTGGTTGCCGTTGCAGCCATCGGCGCCCGGCCGTGGGACTGGTTCGACGGTACGGAAGCTGCCTTGGTGCAGATCCTCCACGAGATCACCGGCCAGCCGTGGATCGCCCTGGTCTTCTCCGTCGGTGCTGTGCTTGCGATCGCCAGTATTGTGCTGACTGTTCTCTACGGCCAGACCCGCATCATGCTCTCCATGTCCCGCGATGGCATGGTTCCCAAGATCTTCGGCCGCGTTTCCCGCCGCACCGGCACTCCGGTGGCGGGGACGCTGATCATTGGTATCGCCGTCGCCCTCACTGCTGGCCTGGTTCCGCTCGGTGCGCTGGCGGACGCCACCAGCATCGGCACACTCTTCGCCTTCGCGCTGGTGAACGTCGCGGTCATCTACTTGCGGCGCAACCGCCCCGATCTTGAGCGGAGCTTCCGGGTCCCGCTGTACCCGATCACGCCCATCCTGGGCACGCTGATGTGTGCCTACCTCATGCTCAACCTCGGCGCTGACACGTGGATCACCTTCGGCGTGTGGATGCTCGTGGGCATCGCCATCTACTTCGGCTATGGACGCCGGAACTCCAAGGTAGCCGCGCTCAGCGAGCAGGACTACCGTGAATTAACCACCAGGGCCGTGAGCCCGGAACCTGTGAAAGCAGAAAACTCATGA
- the mmsA gene encoding multiple monosaccharide ABC transporter ATP-binding protein, which translates to MTSLDTQGDPILLEMRSITKEFPGVKALSNVNLRVMAGEIHAICGENGAGKSTLMKVLSGVYGYGSYTGDIVYQAETQQFKDIRASEAAGIVIIHQELALIPELSIMENIFLGNEPTKWGVIDWAEARKRSMELLARVGLREDPDTPIKEIGVGKQQLVEIAKALNKSVRLLILDEPTAALNESDSQHLLDLILGLKGKGITSIIISHKLNEIEQIADEITIIRDGKSIETLNVKRDGVDEDRIIKGMVGRTLESRFPDHEPKIGEVFFEVKDWTVGHPQIQDRLICKGSNFYVRRGEIVGFAGLMGAGRTELARSLFGHSYGRFIKGQVYKDGKPVNLRSVRSAIDAGLGYVTEDRKSLGLNLLDDIKTTTVSAALNKISNYTVVDTRKEFSVAEEYRKSLRTKTPSVEEGVAKLSGGNQQKVVLAKWMFTDPDLLILDEPTRGIDVGAKYEIYGIIQRLANQGKGVIVISSELPELLGLSDRIYTIFEGAITGVLDKNEATQESLMKLMTSARKTA; encoded by the coding sequence ATGACATCCCTCGACACGCAAGGTGATCCCATCCTCTTGGAGATGCGCTCGATCACGAAGGAATTCCCAGGCGTGAAGGCCTTGTCGAATGTGAACCTGCGCGTGATGGCCGGCGAAATCCACGCAATCTGTGGAGAAAATGGCGCCGGCAAGTCCACGCTCATGAAAGTCCTGTCTGGCGTTTACGGCTACGGAAGCTACACGGGCGACATCGTGTACCAGGCTGAAACCCAGCAGTTCAAGGACATTCGCGCAAGCGAAGCAGCGGGCATCGTGATCATCCACCAGGAACTGGCGTTGATCCCGGAACTGTCCATCATGGAGAACATCTTCCTGGGCAACGAACCCACCAAGTGGGGTGTGATCGACTGGGCGGAAGCGCGCAAGCGTTCCATGGAACTCCTGGCCCGCGTGGGCCTGAGGGAAGACCCGGACACCCCCATCAAGGAAATCGGCGTCGGCAAGCAGCAGTTGGTGGAGATCGCCAAAGCACTGAACAAGTCCGTTCGGCTGCTGATCCTGGACGAGCCCACCGCCGCTCTGAACGAATCCGATTCCCAGCACCTGCTGGACCTGATCCTTGGCCTCAAAGGCAAGGGCATCACCTCGATCATCATTTCCCACAAGCTCAACGAGATCGAACAGATCGCGGACGAGATCACCATCATCCGCGACGGCAAGTCGATTGAAACGCTGAACGTCAAGCGGGATGGCGTGGACGAGGACCGCATCATCAAGGGCATGGTGGGCAGGACGCTCGAGTCCCGTTTCCCCGATCATGAGCCGAAAATCGGTGAAGTCTTCTTCGAGGTCAAGGACTGGACGGTGGGACACCCCCAGATCCAGGACCGCTTGATCTGCAAAGGCTCCAACTTCTACGTCCGCCGGGGTGAGATTGTAGGTTTCGCCGGTCTCATGGGTGCCGGACGCACGGAACTTGCCCGGTCCCTGTTCGGCCACTCCTACGGACGCTTCATCAAGGGGCAGGTGTACAAGGACGGCAAGCCGGTCAACCTCCGCAGCGTCCGTTCCGCCATCGACGCAGGGCTCGGTTACGTCACCGAGGACCGCAAGTCGCTGGGCCTGAACCTGCTGGACGACATCAAGACCACCACGGTTTCGGCGGCCCTGAACAAGATCAGCAACTACACCGTGGTGGACACCCGCAAGGAATTCTCCGTTGCCGAGGAGTACCGGAAATCACTGCGGACCAAGACTCCGTCGGTTGAGGAAGGCGTTGCCAAGCTCTCCGGCGGTAACCAGCAAAAGGTGGTGCTGGCCAAGTGGATGTTCACTGATCCGGACCTCCTGATCCTGGATGAACCCACCCGCGGTATCGATGTTGGTGCCAAGTACGAGATCTACGGCATCATCCAGAGGCTCGCCAACCAGGGCAAGGGAGTGATTGTCATTTCCTCGGAGCTTCCGGAGCTCCTGGGCCTGTCCGACCGCATCTACACCATTTTTGAAGGCGCCATCACCGGTGTCCTGGATAAAAACGAAGCAACCCAGGAAAGCCTCATGAAGCTCATGACTTCCGCCCGCAAGACAGCCTGA
- a CDS encoding ROK family transcriptional regulator: MSATQRSTKSHPRKPGSQSALRHLNQQRIIECLLSGPSTQAELSRQTGLSTATVSNIVKIMQDAGLVSTEPTTSSGRRATNVRLNSNGAVAVGIDFGRRHLRVVLASLGYHVIAEDYIELPLGHQAEEGIAAAVLLLEKLLQENGIDRTAVVGAGAGIPGPIDRRSGTVAQGAILPEWVGIDILHRLEEALNCPVFVDNDANLGALSEVTWGPHSGVSNLMFLKIGSGIGAGLILNGFPYYGNVGITGEIGHATIHEHGLVCRCGNRGCLETIASTTTMIELLGRGQEVLLTPQDIVRNCLAGDSATQRVVDDAGLAVGRALGNVSNLINPEVIVVGGPLAGLGDLLLDPIRRGLVRHAVPVVGETTHLAMSSLGARAEALGAAALVFQHAGITGR; this comes from the coding sequence ATGTCCGCAACGCAGCGCTCAACGAAGAGCCACCCAAGAAAACCTGGCTCGCAGTCCGCGCTGCGCCACCTGAATCAACAGCGCATCATCGAATGCCTGCTGAGCGGGCCCTCCACGCAAGCAGAGCTCTCCCGGCAGACCGGCCTTTCCACGGCAACGGTTTCAAACATCGTCAAAATCATGCAGGACGCGGGCCTGGTATCCACGGAGCCGACCACGAGCTCCGGCCGCCGGGCAACCAACGTCAGGCTGAACAGCAACGGTGCGGTCGCCGTCGGAATCGACTTCGGACGCCGCCACCTGCGGGTAGTCCTTGCCTCGCTGGGCTATCACGTCATTGCCGAGGATTACATCGAGTTGCCGCTGGGTCACCAGGCCGAGGAAGGCATAGCGGCCGCGGTCCTGTTGCTTGAAAAACTGCTCCAGGAGAACGGGATCGACCGAACTGCGGTAGTGGGAGCGGGCGCGGGTATCCCAGGCCCTATAGACCGACGATCCGGCACGGTGGCACAGGGCGCCATCTTGCCCGAATGGGTTGGCATCGACATCCTCCACCGGCTTGAGGAAGCCCTCAACTGCCCCGTATTCGTTGACAACGACGCTAACCTCGGGGCACTGTCCGAGGTGACGTGGGGACCGCACAGCGGTGTCTCCAACCTGATGTTCCTCAAGATCGGCTCGGGCATCGGCGCCGGCCTGATCCTTAACGGATTCCCCTATTACGGCAACGTGGGCATCACCGGGGAAATCGGCCACGCCACCATTCACGAGCATGGCCTGGTGTGCCGCTGTGGAAACAGGGGTTGCCTCGAAACGATAGCGTCCACCACCACCATGATCGAGTTGCTGGGGCGCGGCCAGGAGGTGCTGTTGACGCCGCAGGACATCGTCCGCAACTGCCTCGCCGGCGACTCCGCAACCCAACGCGTAGTGGACGACGCCGGGCTGGCGGTGGGCCGGGCGCTGGGCAACGTCTCCAACCTGATCAACCCTGAAGTCATCGTGGTGGGCGGTCCGCTGGCGGGCCTTGGCGACCTCCTTTTGGACCCCATCCGGAGGGGCTTGGTACGCCACGCGGTGCCCGTGGTGGGCGAGACGACGCACCTGGCAATGTCCTCCCTCGGGGCGCGTGCAGAAGCGCTTGGAGCGGCTGCTTTGGTGTTCCAACACGCCGGTATTACCGGTAGGTAA
- a CDS encoding PucR family transcriptional regulator has translation MSPEPATARLSFVTLEQFLEQLPPALKLLHDGGSGASLLRWVEPSELEDPTPYLPEGEFLLTAGLPFLGKGGSAAKVDAYVQRLVDAKVAALGFGIRPYFDAVPDALVDACRRHNLTLFEVPESLPFAAIGLEFSQLLETDNARVFRQLADTNRQLMRAVLSPRPEHELLAALVQRVPVWAVLVGADGRVRARGHNAGGQNTGGHNTGGSTGVEHSLLVPMLERLLSGSGPRVEMDGFDQPGSALVFGHPLRSTKDANLGALILGSDTPLTPAQNNVVQSAVGLLELLVRQRTSGSLAPSQLATAVLLHPDSITSGGTKHVNGLKDLVAQSLSSTRSAQMRVVQGVRVDGAADDGPVRELLQWRRLFDTKLVEVTEYGFAAITRLKVDDSLLADVEKLGWRLVIGEPAELTGLTAAYQRASSLRSRVVTTGKSARVDEVTWSVAGLLGREAGTLLAERLLAPVLALEADRRDPLLSVLRGWLSENGSWDGSAKLLGLHRNSVRRQIGVLGELLDMDLNQAQVRAELWFALQYVDELVDGLPAERTDS, from the coding sequence ATGTCGCCTGAGCCCGCCACCGCCCGCCTGAGTTTCGTCACGCTCGAACAGTTCCTGGAGCAGCTGCCGCCGGCGTTGAAACTACTTCACGACGGCGGTAGCGGCGCCTCGCTGCTCCGGTGGGTGGAGCCCAGTGAGCTGGAGGACCCCACGCCATACCTCCCGGAGGGTGAGTTTCTCCTGACCGCCGGGCTGCCTTTCCTTGGGAAAGGTGGCTCGGCGGCGAAGGTGGATGCCTACGTCCAGCGGCTGGTGGATGCCAAGGTGGCGGCGCTGGGCTTCGGGATCAGGCCCTATTTCGACGCCGTCCCCGACGCCTTGGTGGATGCCTGCCGCCGGCACAACCTCACCTTGTTCGAAGTTCCGGAATCACTGCCGTTCGCGGCGATCGGGCTGGAATTCTCCCAGCTCCTGGAAACGGACAACGCCAGGGTCTTCCGGCAACTGGCCGATACCAACCGACAACTCATGCGGGCAGTCCTCTCCCCCAGGCCCGAGCACGAACTGCTCGCGGCCCTTGTTCAGCGGGTGCCCGTGTGGGCTGTCCTTGTTGGCGCGGACGGGCGGGTCCGGGCGCGCGGGCACAACGCCGGCGGGCAGAACACCGGCGGGCACAACACCGGCGGCAGCACCGGCGTCGAGCATTCTTTGTTGGTGCCGATGCTGGAGCGGCTGTTGTCCGGCAGCGGTCCGCGGGTGGAGATGGACGGTTTTGACCAGCCGGGATCGGCATTGGTGTTCGGTCATCCTCTGCGCAGCACCAAGGACGCGAACTTGGGTGCACTGATCCTCGGCTCGGATACGCCACTGACGCCGGCCCAGAACAACGTGGTGCAGTCGGCTGTGGGATTGCTGGAACTGTTGGTGCGGCAGCGGACCAGTGGTTCTCTTGCTCCGAGCCAGTTGGCTACGGCGGTTCTGCTGCATCCGGATTCGATAACCTCCGGCGGGACCAAGCATGTGAACGGCCTGAAGGACCTGGTGGCGCAGAGTCTCTCCTCCACCCGCTCGGCACAGATGCGGGTGGTTCAAGGCGTCAGGGTGGACGGCGCTGCCGACGACGGGCCCGTCCGCGAGCTGCTGCAGTGGCGGAGGCTTTTCGACACCAAGCTCGTAGAGGTCACCGAGTACGGATTCGCTGCGATCACACGGCTGAAGGTGGATGACTCCCTGCTGGCTGACGTCGAGAAGCTGGGCTGGCGCCTGGTGATCGGCGAACCCGCGGAACTCACAGGGCTCACGGCCGCCTACCAACGGGCGAGTTCGCTGCGGAGTCGTGTTGTTACCACCGGCAAGAGCGCCCGTGTGGATGAGGTGACCTGGTCCGTTGCCGGACTTTTGGGACGCGAGGCGGGAACCCTACTGGCCGAGCGACTCCTTGCGCCCGTGCTCGCGTTGGAAGCTGATCGGCGGGACCCGCTATTGAGCGTGCTGCGGGGATGGCTCAGCGAAAACGGCAGTTGGGACGGTTCCGCCAAGCTGCTGGGATTGCACAGAAACAGTGTGCGGCGGCAGATCGGCGTGCTCGGCGAACTGCTGGACATGGACCTCAACCAGGCGCAGGTGCGCGCCGAGCTCTGGTTCGCGTTGCAGTATGTGGACGAGCTGGTAGACGGTCTTCCGGCCGAAAGGACGGACAGCTAG
- a CDS encoding carbon-nitrogen hydrolase family protein, with protein MMLLSVLQANASVMDVEANLRTIDDAAQRAAHAGAGLLLTPELFPVGYAPLRLHAELDPATLPDVRERLAGIARRHKIGLVYSLPAVSRQAAVNQQETAHDDDAQQTSAGNAWHITATLVDASGAEVLNYAKVHLFGPEEHKAFVAAQEPPAVVDFNGLRTSMLICYDVEFPEAVRAAATRGAELLLVPTALSAGFDNVPQVLIRARALESQLNVAYANHCGHEDVYNFLGGSVVAGPDGSLLAAAGESPTLLFAEVGAETVKAARSEVPYLRERRPELYEEWEQRG; from the coding sequence ATGATGCTTCTCTCAGTCCTGCAGGCGAACGCTTCCGTCATGGACGTTGAGGCGAACCTGCGCACCATCGACGACGCCGCGCAACGCGCCGCCCACGCGGGGGCCGGCCTGCTCCTCACGCCTGAGTTGTTCCCCGTGGGATATGCCCCTCTGCGTTTGCACGCCGAACTGGACCCTGCCACCCTCCCTGACGTTCGCGAACGCCTGGCAGGCATCGCCCGCCGGCACAAGATCGGCCTGGTCTACAGCCTTCCGGCAGTGAGCCGTCAGGCAGCCGTCAACCAGCAGGAGACAGCGCACGACGACGACGCGCAGCAGACTTCAGCGGGCAACGCTTGGCACATCACGGCTACTTTGGTGGACGCATCAGGCGCCGAGGTGCTCAATTACGCGAAGGTGCATCTCTTTGGGCCGGAAGAGCACAAGGCGTTCGTGGCCGCCCAAGAACCTCCCGCCGTCGTGGATTTCAACGGACTCCGTACGTCGATGCTGATCTGCTACGACGTTGAGTTCCCGGAAGCTGTTCGTGCCGCTGCCACGCGCGGTGCCGAACTGCTGCTGGTGCCCACGGCCCTGTCCGCGGGCTTCGACAATGTCCCGCAGGTGCTCATCCGCGCCCGTGCCCTGGAGAGCCAGCTCAACGTGGCCTACGCCAACCACTGCGGACACGAGGATGTGTACAACTTCCTGGGTGGCAGTGTGGTGGCCGGACCGGACGGATCGTTGCTCGCTGCGGCGGGGGAGTCCCCTACGCTGCTGTTCGCGGAGGTTGGCGCGGAAACAGTGAAAGCAGCGCGCTCTGAAGTCCCGTACCTGCGCGAACGCAGGCCGGAACTCTACGAAGAGTGGGAGCAGCGCGGCTAG